The region acaaaattaaacaCTACAAGTTCTctcataaatataacattttaaaaaaacaatagataCTAAATACATACTCCcttcaaaattttatgtttgctGTCGTTGCTCTCTAGGCATATATTTGACcagaaaaaatacaaataatgcTTAATTTTCTTTACTAATAACATAAATcatagtaaaataaataattataattataaattttatttttaattatgatgaaaataaaaatatcaaaagtaGATCTAGAGATCatcaatgattaaaaaatatgagatatataaatatgttatatgaACGGCACGCCAGCAGGCGCGCAGTCTTTCTAGTATTACCCTTGTCAACTCTCTACCCAGGAGTggattgtatatttatattataaaatatttctttctcATGGTAGGACTAAGGTATTACCTTGCCAAATATGACTTAGGAAACCTATCTTGTACTTGGATTGGATTAGGCATAGTCCTTCTCTACTATGACAATATCTCTCTTACTCGCATATGATACCAAGCGAACAGATCCCCCATGTAAAGTCTTTATAGGGTATGTGATACTTATAATACTGACGGTAGACTCCAACCTCTGTTCAACGTCACCTCCAACTTATATGTACTACGGTTCAAGATCAACTTGGTCAGAAAATATGATTAGTCAAATGGTTTTTTTGGCTACCATTCTTCATGAGAACATCGTCTTTGGCAAGAATATCTCCATGTTCCACCAAAGTCCAACGATCACACCGTAGATTTCATAGAAGTCGAAAGGTCACATTGAGGGCTTATAAAAATCCAAGTCGTGCCCTGTCCAAGGTATGTTTGCCATCTTGAGCACTTGAAAAGCCTAGCATTTTTTGCCCTTCCTTCTTCCCTACTCCACCGTCTAGGAATCCTCAAGACGCACATCGATGGACCTCGGAGCCTCCACTGCTACCTCCAAGACTCTGAAGGACCTTGTGGAGTCAAGCACCCTTCTGATGAGCAAGTGAACTGATCGAAAGAAATGAGGTGCATGTCCTTATGCAATTGAGGGGTTCGTAGtttcctttatttctttctaccatgctttctctccctcttttgagttttttactTCAGTCCTTGAATTCTATGTAATCCATCTACTTCACTTGAATTCAAATTCCATAGTCTTTCTTGCTAACTTGTCCCATCTCTATTGTTGCATTCGTttggagggggaggtgggttagttatccggtacagaaaatatagtaatagattagtacatgattaattaattattaattattaaaaatataaaatagattaatatgattttttaaaacaactttcctatagaaaattttcgcaaaaaatacaccgtttagcagttcaggaagtGTGCGCACAAAAAAAGACGGGGGTTAGATATTTAACTGGGgtggccgaacacggcctatgAAACCTAGCCAAACACGGGCTATGAAACCTATCTTGGCATCACCCCTTTCCTTGAATTGTGGAGGTACTTTCATGAACTCTAGGCCATGTGGAAATCAAGAATCACATACAAGTGAGGATTATAACTTCATGATGGTCCAAAGGACTCatacatcacccttcatactcCTCTAATTGGGGATGGTGAGTTGGTTTCATCTTGAACATTAGGGTGAAGTCAGCAATCTCGCTATCCCTACCGGTTCATCCACTACGCAGGACACTTGCAATAGCACCATTCTATTGACACCAAATTTGTTGACTTGATGCACAAAATACATGCGAAGGTCTGGAAGATTTGATTAACTTGAATACAGGATTGGAATTAGTGAAGATAAACTCAGaacaaaaattatgtataCTTAACCTACAATTGAAGGGGTAGGGTGGCGTATTGGCCTAAATCGTAATATTTTCAAAGCAATCATGATAGATCAAACTAAACCAAAACAATATAGGATTGAGATTAACAAAATAAGGTttaaaatagtaataataaCAGCTTAAATATCCAGCCAATATTATTGGCTACAACtccaataaaacaaatcatgcatgcacacaaatAGATCTAGATTAGCAATTAACAACAAACGTAATTGATTTGACCAAATCAAGACAGAATTAGGGGTGAAGTAACTGAAAATTATGATTTATCTGATAATGATATGTGATTGGTAAACTGAAATAGATCTAAACATGCAAGGCAATCTAGATAATAACAGAATACTAAATAAAACCATCGGATAAATCAACTAGAATATTGAACTTAACCAAGGTCCTAGACAATCTAGCCAATGGGATGACGAACCTGACTTACATCGCAGGAGATCAAACTAAATCGATCTAGCCCTACGTTGATTGCTCCTCCATTGGGAGTGTTGAGACGATGCTCCAAAATTGTATTAATTGAAATCTGGGTTATAGGGACTGGgggtgtacatatttataccctcggttTTGGCATGGTCCCTATCGGCCTTAGCATACCTTATTGACTTATATCTATATAGCCAATTTCTTTCTAGACTTTATTTTCAACATGGTTTCTATCTCCTAGCCTCTGTCCGATTCAGATTCCACTAGAAAGAACATGCGGCTTTGGCGCACTGCAACGTTAGATGGGCCAGTCCATTCTGGAATATTATCAGCCTTAGATAAAAGAGATCCAATTGTATCTGTCCGTTTACACGAAATATATATGGGCCATTACCATTATTTATATTCTTATCTATTTGGCTGCCCATTAAAGTAAAAGCGAATAAGTTGTTATattgtctattttttttgcataaaatgTTTTGACAAATTATCTTTCCTATTATTAACTAATTTATCGAGGATTGTTGGTGATTATTTGAACGATGGTATTcttattttaccattcttacaGCAGTTTGAAtagataatttgttttttttctttttgttctttgCCTCTTATTTCCTTCTAGAAACCAAAATATAGCATTACAATTTTTACATTTATATTCCGGCATACCTACATATGATCTATTTTCATATGattcttttaaattttcaatatattcTAGAGTAAAGTATATCATACCATTGAAGGATGGTGGTTGATATGAATTTGTACGGTCTACATACATACTTTTTTGGGCCATGATTTCAATATGATTTATGttataatgttttttcttttccctgttttgcttcttgttatttttgcatttgaaTCAATGTTTCTTtgggaaaatatatttgtatttgtatgtAATATACTTTCTTGTGTTTCTATTAGCTTGTtggagtttttattttttacaaacatTTTATCTTTCTACCTTATGcttcttaatattattatctgcaatatttatattgtcttTTCTCCTTCGTTTCTTCTTTCTTATTATTTGTAACCTTATTAgtcttatttttttgcattcttctttattatattatattatatctattggattattattttgatcgcatatttaataaatactgCAGATAATAGGAGGAAAATATGTTAGTAATAGGAGGAAAATATGTTAGTCTTACATGTAAAACACTTGTTTTAGGAGGGAAAAGAccgaaataaaaaattttctcaatcaataaaatgattaattatacattattttttaaaattgatttatttaataattgttCTAAACTATTTTATAGCAGTTTATTATACTTATCGGTACTGCATTCATACAGTAGAAAAATACATCCAACGtgtattttctttaataaattagtattggTATtgttctattttataattgattgttatttttttagtttcctaatatatatatatatatagtatagaaGATAAGAAGTAACACTTTCTAAGAGGCAGAAGCCGGTGCAGtgtgatttaattaaataagtgAGAGACGAGAGAGGAGCCAggtacgatgaaaaaaaaaacccgcaAGGGCTCTGGAAGAGATGAGAAATGAGGAGCTGTGGTGTGGATAATCGGATGGTGGTTATTACGCCACGTGGCACGCTTCATCGGCCAAGAAAGTGCACGGAATTAGTATATAGAGATCTGTCACTATCTTTCTTGCTATCTGATTGCTTCTTTCTTACCAATCGCCAATCTTTAACGGTCGTAAATGCCAATTTTCACAATTATATGTTCTGTATTCTCTTTGTAACACGTCACCGTTGTTTGCTTGTTTGGTTCTTACTATTTTCTTGCCCTCTCTCATTTCAAATTTGTCATCTCAAATTAAGTTATGTACTCCCGTGACATTTTCATCTTGCTTTCATTATAGAGTTTCTTTACTATCTGggctaaaaatttaaggtCTTCTTCTGTATGAAATTGTAACGCGAGAGCTATGCAGACCAGAGCATTTTCTTACAGAACCTCGTGTTGTTCCATTTGCGAGCCTACAACTGTTTTTCTCCTGCggattatttaaatttataagcatGATGATCAGGTCCGAGGAAAATGGCATTTGTTCTTATAAGTAGTCGATGGTCAGCTATTGTCATTTGCCTAATACGACgtatgcttttatttttttaaaattatgctTATCCTTAtaaggtaaaatttaaaatttaaagttgattttagtttttttttctttaaaggTTTCAggcttgacttttaaatcgttaagaatacatctataaaattattcataaattgttttttatttataaatatataatttttatttataaatatatcgtttggaaTCGGCCTTTTGCCAAAGTGGATTGATTTGCAGATAGGCGGACCAACCGTAAACAGCCCAGCGGTCAAAAAGTGGATTTTGTGAGCTGCCGCAACACTCCTGGCGGACACTGCGGATGCGGGGTCGGTCAACCGCAACCCACCCCACACAGACGCCCTTGGTCATTGTTAGCGTATCGTATTAACCGTCTATCGTAGTCACAACAGAGCTAAAACGCCGATAATAACTTAGTTGCGTAGTTTCTTTTGTCACAACGGAGCGAGGTTTTGAACGACATGGTCACCAACAATTGTTTAGCCAATTACCAAAATAGTTTATCCAAAGACTAGTGATCCCTGCAAGGAAAACCcaaggtatatatattatatccaTGAACACATCAGCAATTATCCGCCTAAAGCACCAAACCTATATGTAAAGTAGCTGATCCAGAGTATAATGCAAGATGCAACATGACATCAACAATAGAATCAAGAAGCTTTTTAGTCATCATACCAAGGCTAGGGATGGCAAAGATCTACAGAATATATGCTCCAGTTGCAACTCAAATCAACTAAATACGAGCTAAAACTAACAGCTAGCTTCAATTCATACTGACTTTGCTATCTAGTCAAAGCACATGCACGATTTCTTGAATTCTAAATACTGAAAAGTGCTTTTAAATTCTACAAGCCAGTCTAATAGGAGTGGTACAGCAACCTTAGCAGAGCCAATCTAACAAGAGTGGCACACAACCTTAGCAGATTAAACTTCAACTCTTTTCTAGCTGCAGATAATTTCTCGTCTTGTCTAGCACCAACCTTCTGCAAGCTTATCTAACACATGGCATCACCTGTCGCTGTCTACCTTGCATATGGATGGTAACGACCAGCAGCAGAACCACCACTGCTACCATAGCCTCCTCTAGCACCATAGAGTCCACCAGTGCCAAAGCCAACACCAGGATCAGGTCCTGAAGAAGAATCATAACTAGGGCCATAGCTAGAACCACCAAAACCCCCAACATCACGCCCAAATGCACCACCTAAACCACCACCATAACTGCCACCACCATAACCACCACTGaaatttcctccataactgctACCAAAGCGACTAGAATAGAGGGACGATTCTCCACGATATCCTCCTAATGCTCCGCCATAAGCACCATAGCCGCTAGCATAGTCACCAGGACCATAAGAACTACTGTAACCGCCATGCCTAGTGCCAAAACTTCCAGGTGATCTATAGGGGCCAAAGCTACCACCATAATTATAAGAGCTGCCAAATCCATCATAACCATCCGCATGTGGACGGCCCCTAGGTTCACTATCAATTGAACGGGGAGGAGGGTTAGATGGTTTCTTTGGTTCAGCCTTCTTGATCTCCACCTACAGCAAAGCAAGAAAGTCAACCTATATTCTCTTAAAACCTTTCTAATTCCACTAATGGAGTACTAACAGCCTGCAGCCTACGTAAGACAACAAAAAAAGCAATAGAACAAAACAGCAAATCAGCAAGGAAACTGGAGGAACGCAGTTTATTAGCATGTGCAGGCACGATTGTACCAAACAAGATTTACAAACATCAGAAAGCACTACACCGAGCCTCACCTGAGAACCATTTAGATCAATCATATTGCCTTTCTTAGCTAATAATTCGTCTACAGTTTTTTCTGCATCAAAGACTACAAATCCAAATCCACGCGACCGGTTGGTTGAATGGTCACGGATGATTTCATGTTCCAACACCTTTCCAAACCTCGAAAAGAACTCCTTGAATTCATCTGTCAGATTATCACAATAAGAAGTCCAGTCGGCTCataaaataacaatataaacTAGTCAATTGCTAGGTAAACAATATATAGATGCTATACCTTCTTTCAAAGCAGAGGGTAATCCACCAACAAATATCTTTTTCGTTTTAAAATCTTTTAGGGGGGCAGCACCCTTTGGAATAGTTCTCTTAATTTCAACCTGCAGATTTCACGTTGGATATTTCAATATATGAAGTGTAGGAAAAAGCAACAGGCAGtgactgttttttttccttggggAAGTGGGACAGTCCCAATGTACCAACTTATAAACTGAAGATATACTCTAGTAATCGAGATTCTTACAACTAAACTCGAACGAGCAAAAAATAAGTCAGCCAACaacaaaaaccaaacaatttaCCTCCTTTCCATTAATAACATGGTTGTCTTCAATCACTCTGTCAACAACAGCAGGATCTGCAAAGGTAATAAATCCAAATCCTCTTGGTTTCTGGGTAAAGCGGTCCTTCATTATGACAGCATCCACTATCTCCCCATACTTCCCAAAGTATTCTTTGAAAGTACCTGCATGTTCATTAACATAGAAAAAGTGAAGATAGCTTAGAGTAAAACTGAATaaaacaagataaataaaaaaactcagccTCTGCTTTCTACctaaatcttacattataagcTACAGACCaatgaaaacaattttttgaGGGCCTGATGAAGATCGGTATTAAAAAGAATGAGCTTTTGTATGATGTCTAACCAAAAAATCAGCTTAGGCCTTAACAGTATAAGTTCAAACAAAACTTCCATTCATTTATGTCCTTCGGAGCTAGATGCAAGGAAAGGTTCATATATGGCCACTCTACCGTCCTTGCTCCCTACTGTCATCAAGCATTACACCTTACAAATACACTATCCCCTTTGACCTTTTCAATGATCTTGTTCACATGCCCACTTTGAGCAAGATGTCAAGTATATTGGACAAATATAggtttaaaatattgtttggtCTATCCCCTATATCACAAATTGATGAGTCAGTTTTTATGTGGTGGCATGAATTGCAAACAGAATAATTGTATGAGCGCTGCTAGGGAACAGTATCCCGTCCAGACTGGGTACTTTATGTTGATGGTGTCATGATGATGTCAGATCCAATACTTAAGTATCAAAATCCAAGACATGAGGGGTCTCAAGTGATATCGAGGTTTCAGATTTTGATACCTGTGTGTGGTTAAGTGATACCAAGTACCAAGGTATGAGACTCAACACCTAGTTGGTACTAGATCTAGCACATAGATATCAGATATGATACACCCAGGTATCAGGTCTGATACCACGGTACCAGACGTGATATCGTACAGATTGGTACTGGGTATCAGATATTATACACCTATATACATGGGTATCAACCCCGATACATATAGGCATGTCTACCAAGGATATCaagcatgaaaaataaagctGTATTGTGGTCTGAAAAATCAAGAGAAAAGGTCAGCAGCGTCATTGTTTCTCTTATACTTATAGGTAAAATGGCttattagcaattaaaaaataatttatggacacaacttgtatatacgtgttattagtgatctaaaagcaaacactgtaaaataaactgtatttaaaaaccctaaaatcatctctaaaattaagctttaaatttaaattttcgctTATCCTTATAAACTGAAGGCTAGATGCTTAAGAAAACCAAAGTGTAGCCTACAGTAGTGACATCGCCTAGCTAGTCATGTTGTTTCTCTGCCAATACATGTCTCGTTCAAAAGGCCAGGGGGGTGGTAGTTGTAtgatacttcctccgtttcataatgtaagactttctagccttgcctagattcatatagatgctaatgaatctagacatatatataaattatatacattcatcaattgatgaatttaggcaatgctagaaagtcttacaatatgaaatagaggtagtatCTGATAGCACCAACAAGCAATGTGAGGGAGAGTAGTGGGTCAACATTAGTTATCCCGTCTTCAGGCAGCATGCCGTCGTATAGTATTTCTGTAATGGTAAATGGTATTTGTCGCTATGTAGTGCATCAGTGTAATCGAATAACATGCCTAAGCATGTTACCAAAGCTAAGCTCGCAGATTGCTATGCTCCTAATCAGGAGAACTACTAATGTCACCAGACCAACTAGACCAGATCCTACTTAGGAGAACTAGTAATCTCACCAGACCAACTAGACCAGATCCTGATCTCAAGTAACCGTAAGCTATTGCCTCCAGAACTGGGTCAATCGCAACGCAAAAGCTACAAACATGTAGATCTGAACGAGAACCGAGCAGTAAATAACCCATCAAGCATACGCCAAAACAACCAGCAAACACGTGAAGAAGCGAATCTAAGGGCAGATCTGCACTTACCCATGGTGGTGTCCTTAGGCAGTCCGCCGATGAAGATCTTGCTGCAGGAAAACAAACAACCacgagaagagaaaaaaaaatacatcagaAAAGTAATTCTCGAGATCCGGGAACCGAGACACCGTAAGGGGCGAGAGAGGACTGACGCTGGGCTGGCGCCGTCGTGCTCCTTCATCTtgccgccggccatggcgagaGCGGGACGGGCTAGGGTTTCGGGCTCTCGCGGAAGAAGCGGCTCGAGTCGAGAGAGATGGTGGGCTAGGAGAAGACGCGTGGGATTGGGGATTTTTATCTGCGACGGCGAAGGGAATTGGGATCTGCCGATCTGGGACTGTGGAAGCGGCGTAACGTGGGTCCGTATGGGTGGGTGCCTAGGATAAACCGCAAACTTTGCCGTTATTCCACCGTCACCCCAGCCATGGAGACCAACTCTCCGTCGAACTCGGgtagttttatctttttctaaaaGCAGTTTGTACTCAAAAGCTATCACAAACAGTCCACAGTTTCTGAGTtatagattctgaaaaattaattaagaatttagaaactggagaagttgggtttaggggttttttcagattctcagaagttggCTACTAAACagttgcttctcagaatctaaagcttccCAAACATGTCCTAGATCCATATTagcaataataatttatgctAAAGGTGAAATTAGATATGATTTTCTTattaataatagaaaaatatccaTTCACAAGGTCAagtttcattttaattttgaaattataatAAGTTTTGGAAATAAATTGCACGTCGAGTCGTGGACAGTAAATTGTGGTTAACATataattgatttaaaaggTATAAGTTGGAagcttataattaaaaatggtAGAATATGCTTAACatcacaaacaaattaacaaaaatgGATGGTCTTTCAACCATGAAGTAAGAAAGCGGTATACTAAAACATGTTATGTCATTTTTAATCAAGTTATCTAAATCCTGCTACATTTGACAActattaaaaacattttaattaactttttcatctttctcattatttttcttttctcttctctttttttcatttcctcTCTTTGTTTCTcattctcttcttctttcttggcCCTTTCTTAGTTTCCTATCTCTTCTCTACCCCTTGTTCTCCCCATGCAAGCCATTCTTTTCCCCCGTGCAAGCCTTATATTGGTCCAGAACCAcacaaaagataaattaacaTAGTACCATAGtcttataaaacaaataaaagaataagTCTTAACAATACAGCgaaaagaaaactagcaaGCAGGCAGCAGCCAACAGGCAGTTCTCGAGCGAAGTGACTCGCCTAAACCTCTGTATGATCTTCATCTGACGCAACTCCACCTTCCGAGGGAAAAGAGGAAATTtgcaaggctaagtacaacCACCAAACTCAACAAGTCACACcgaacaaataaaataataatacataGGGAGTACAAAGGAAATGGGCTCAAGGGATAATGTGGATAAAcaacatttaaaaaacattttatttagcaaaagcggcaacataaataattattaatcaaaATTACACCAATCGTTGGCCAATCCCACACCACACCGCACTCGGCCCAACCAACACTAATACTATGCTAAACCACACGGTACCAATTTCACTCATTTATACTAGCAAATTATTAAccatgtttatttaattaaaaaacagtGAAATTAATCACGACGAATCTCGATCAATCACCCATAACCGCGGACATGgatatttgaatagttttactctgatcaaaAGTGTGTAACTTTCCCCACAAGAACACGGCTccacatacatacatgtacGCCGGTATGTCAACATGACATCCTACAAAGAGTCATGATACGACCAGGGTTTGcgttaccgcggttaccgccgcggtaaccgcgcccTCCGTGGAGGCACGGCttcggtaagccgcggtaaccgagtttaaatttgagaagaatttaaaaaatctgaggaaatttatgaaaaaaatatatgttgtatatgttgatatataatgtagttttgtcaaagaaattaatgaaaaaatgtattcccggcgcaattaaaaatcataaacgagtatttcgggaaataaaattaaagaataGCCTATTGCAGGTGATATTTCATAAGaagatggtcaagaatattttgtgttgagtcattattaatttacactagacactagggtacataatgttgaaatacgaATATACAACGattaatatatggaaaatatatatagaaaaaaattatacgtgcatcttagtacatacataatagttttattcataataatgggtagtaggtatagttgtgacgtagcaatcaaaatgaagttattgttacttgttattggtgtgaattatttggtgaagggtgatatggcggtgtatgtttgtatgttgcaatatcaagaatttacaaaatgtcatgtgaaaattttcttgttttcccttctaacatgtcctatttttCCCATGTCAtcaatatagtcacaaaatagtttcctatttttcatgtattttttagattttttaaagtttttttgcatttgacatcacacccgCGGTCTCCTCGTGGTAACCGCGATTTCGGCTACAAAAACCGTACGGTAAGCCGTGAAAACCGCAcgaatttaaattcaatttttt is a window of Oryza brachyantha chromosome 8, ObraRS2, whole genome shotgun sequence DNA encoding:
- the LOC102720068 gene encoding heterogeneous nuclear ribonucleoprotein 1; amino-acid sequence: MAGGKMKEHDGASPAKIFIGGLPKDTTMGTFKEYFGKYGEIVDAVIMKDRFTQKPRGFGFITFADPAVVDRVIEDNHVINGKEVEIKRTIPKGAAPLKDFKTKKIFVGGLPSALKEDEFKEFFSRFGKVLEHEIIRDHSTNRSRGFGFVVFDAEKTVDELLAKKGNMIDLNGSQVEIKKAEPKKPSNPPPRSIDSEPRGRPHADGYDGFGSSYNYGGSFGPYRSPGSFGTRHGGYSSSYGPGDYASGYGAYGGALGGYRGESSLYSSRFGSSYGGNFSGGYGGGSYGGGLGGAFGRDVGGFGGSSYGPSYDSSSGPDPGVGFGTGGLYGARGGYGSSGGSAAGRYHPYAR